In Triticum urartu cultivar G1812 chromosome 6, Tu2.1, whole genome shotgun sequence, the following proteins share a genomic window:
- the LOC125512871 gene encoding GDSL esterase/lipase At5g55050-like, with translation MAALRQASTALRLLFVAAVLRLLFVPVVSSTVASMVVPAIFVFGDSTADVGNNNYLPGTSARADFPHNGVDFPGGEPTGRFSNGFIGADFLAVHMGFSGSPPPYLSLIAGSGEALGNTTTKKPVAASASMRGASFASGGSGVLDSTGDTINMTKQIEYFSDLKDQMLSARLGAFGASAFLSKSIFLISAGSNDAIDFFSQDTSPDSTALQQFREAVVSTYDSHVKTLYNLGARKFAVIDVAPIGCCPYWRSRNPAGECLEPLNRLAKSLNDGIRDLLAGLVSEMQGMEYAIGSAYELVSSIVEDPQSAGLTELRSACCGGGGRFNANGGCTPSAGYCGDRGRFLFWDFLHPTQATSRLAGRAFFDGPERFVGPITFRQLAEA, from the exons ATGGCCGCGCTGCGACAAGCTTCAACGGCACTCCGGTTGCTGTTCGTGGCTGCGGTGCTCCGGTTGCTGTTCGTGCCCGTGGTGAGCAGCACCGTCGCCTCCATGGTGGTTCCGgcgatctttgtgttcggcgacTCTACTGCTGATGTGGGGAACAACAACTACTTGCCGGGGACCAGCGCCAGGGCTGATTTTCCTCACAATGGCGTCGACTTCCCCGGCGGTGAACCGACGGGCAGGTTTAGCAACGGCTTCATTGGCGCCGATTTCTTGG CTGTCCACATGGGCTTCAGCGGGAGCCCGCCGCCGTACCTCTCTCTCATCGCCGGCAGTGGCGAGGCATTGGGCAACACGACGACGAAGAAGCCGGTAGCCGCTTCTGCCTCCATGAGAGGAGCCAGTTTTGCCTCTGGAGGCTCCGGTGTTCTTGACTCCACG GGAGACACGATCAACATGACGAAGCAGATCGAGTACTTCTCGGATCTCAAAGACCAGATGCTGTCAGCCAGACTGGGTGCCTTCGGTGCGTCGGCCTTCCTGTCCAAGTCCATCTTCCTCATCAGCGCGGGCTCGAACGACGCCATCGACTTCTTCTCGCAGGACACGTCGCCGGACTCCACCGCGCTCCAGCAGTTCCGGGAAGCCGTGGTCTCCACATACGACAGCCATGTCAAA ACGCTGTACAACCTGGGGGCGAGGAAGTTCGCGGTGATCGACGTGGCGCCGATCGGGTGCTGCCCGTACTGGAGGAGCCGGAACCCGGCCGGGGAATGCCTCGAGCCGCTCAACCGGCTAGCGAAGAGCCTCAACGACGGGATCCGGGACCTGCTCGCCGGCCTCGTCTCCGAGATGCAGGGCATGGAGTACGCCATTGGCAGCGCCTACGAGCTCGTCTCCAGCATCGTCGAAGACCCACAGTCTGCTG GGCTGACGGAGTTGAGGAGCGCGTGCTGTGGAGGCGGCGGCAGGTTCAACGCCAACGGAGGGTGCACCCCCAGCGCCGGCTACTGCGGCGACCGCGGCAGGTTCCTCTTCTGGGACTTCCTGCACCCTACGCAGGCCACCTCCAGGCTCGCCGGCCGAGCGTTCTTCGACGGGCCGGAGCGATTCGTCGGCCCGATCACCTTCAGGCAGCTGGCCGAGGCGTAG